Proteins encoded by one window of Chromobacterium violaceum ATCC 12472:
- a CDS encoding LysR substrate-binding domain-containing protein, producing the protein MKNIHPGLRGLDLNLLLLLDALFRAGSVQGAADSLAISASACSHALARLRLALGDQLFVRVGGGMRPTPRAEQLAPLVEAALALLSDGLARGAEFDPARSERRFVLAATDYTAFAVLPRFLNRMQSLAPALSFRVLQAERKVPLDALLAGSIDFALGYSEEDGPPPADIEEFDWPEEEYVAIASRDHPRIRGRLSLEAYLAERHAVVTPWSEPRGVVDLVLERMGLARSVALQLPSVLAAPFVIGGSELIMTLPRRAAQRLAEAAGVRLYPAPFAIPPYRLKLYRHRRHAGSAAHDWVWRQLAACGPEARSP; encoded by the coding sequence ATGAAGAATATTCATCCCGGTCTGCGCGGCCTGGATCTCAACCTGTTGCTGCTGCTGGACGCGCTGTTCCGAGCCGGCTCGGTGCAGGGCGCGGCGGACAGTCTGGCGATCAGCGCCTCCGCCTGCAGCCACGCGCTGGCGCGTCTGCGCCTGGCTTTGGGCGACCAGCTGTTCGTGCGGGTGGGCGGCGGGATGCGGCCGACGCCGAGGGCGGAACAGCTGGCGCCGCTGGTGGAGGCGGCATTGGCATTGCTGTCCGACGGCCTGGCGCGGGGCGCGGAGTTCGATCCGGCCCGCAGCGAGCGCCGCTTCGTGCTGGCCGCCACCGACTACACCGCTTTCGCCGTATTGCCGCGCTTCCTGAACCGGATGCAGTCGCTGGCGCCGGCGCTGAGCTTTCGCGTGCTGCAGGCGGAGCGCAAGGTGCCGCTGGATGCGCTGCTGGCCGGCAGCATCGATTTCGCGCTCGGCTACTCGGAGGAAGACGGGCCGCCGCCGGCGGATATCGAGGAGTTCGATTGGCCGGAGGAGGAGTACGTGGCGATCGCCAGCCGCGATCATCCGCGCATCCGGGGCCGGCTGAGCCTGGAGGCCTACCTGGCGGAGCGCCATGCGGTGGTGACGCCGTGGAGCGAGCCGCGCGGGGTGGTGGACCTGGTGTTGGAGAGGATGGGCCTGGCGCGGAGCGTGGCGCTGCAGCTGCCGTCGGTGCTGGCGGCGCCCTTCGTCATCGGCGGCAGCGAGCTGATCATGACGCTGCCCAGGCGCGCGGCGCAGCGCTTGGCCGAAGCCGCGGGGGTGCGGCTGTATCCGGCGCCCTTCGCCATTCCGCCGTACCGGCTGAAACTGTACCGCCATCGCCGGCACGCGGGCTCGGCCGCGCACGACTGGGTGTGGCGGCAGCTGGCGGCCTGCGGGCCGGAAGCGCGTTCCCCATGA
- a CDS encoding GNAT family N-acetyltransferase: MQISITPARPQDAAEIHRFITELAIYERAEREVKAGVADIEATLFGPGAKAQALMCEVDGKLAGFAVYFFSYSTWLGKNGLYLEDLYVTPELRGAGAGKALLRHLARLACDNDCGRFEWSVLDWNQPAIDFYESIGAAPQSEWIRYRLAGEGLRRFAYGEDTVAA, from the coding sequence ATGCAGATTTCCATCACCCCGGCCCGGCCGCAGGACGCGGCCGAGATCCACCGCTTCATCACCGAGCTGGCCATCTACGAACGCGCCGAGCGCGAAGTGAAGGCCGGCGTCGCCGACATCGAGGCCACGCTGTTCGGCCCCGGGGCCAAGGCCCAGGCGCTGATGTGCGAAGTGGATGGCAAACTGGCCGGCTTCGCCGTGTATTTCTTCAGCTACTCGACCTGGCTGGGCAAGAACGGGCTGTATCTGGAAGACCTGTACGTGACGCCCGAGCTGCGCGGCGCCGGGGCCGGCAAGGCGCTGCTGAGGCATCTGGCCAGGCTGGCCTGCGACAACGATTGCGGGCGCTTCGAATGGAGCGTGCTGGACTGGAACCAGCCGGCGATAGACTTCTACGAATCGATAGGCGCCGCGCCGCAATCCGAGTGGATACGCTACCGGCTGGCGGGCGAGGGATTGCGCCGCTTCGCTTATGGCGAGGATACGGTCGCCGCCTGA
- a CDS encoding ABC transporter ATP-binding protein, producing MLTLRNLNKRFGARVVADDVSLEVSAGETLAMLGPSGCGKSTLLKMIAGLERPDGGALAFDGEDLARVPPERRGFALMFQDFALFPHLDALGNVMFGLVEQGVSKRDAAARAQAMLARVGLAEHGARKVWTLSGGEQQRVALARALVTRPRLLLLDEPFSSLDADLRRMLQREFRELLREAGIPAIIVTHDRDEAFALADRVAVLKDGRLLQCAPPRQLLAAPACAWLARFIGFDNVLEHAAVPPGALLLGDDQPPARIVELTPLADGLRLRVEAQAGPLALMLSAREAERLGDALFIGGTLGVGVDESRLLRFPALSS from the coding sequence GTGCTGACGCTGCGAAACCTGAATAAGCGCTTCGGCGCGCGCGTGGTGGCCGACGATGTGTCGCTGGAGGTGTCCGCCGGCGAAACGCTGGCGATGCTGGGGCCGTCCGGCTGCGGCAAGAGCACGCTGCTGAAGATGATCGCCGGCCTGGAGCGGCCGGACGGCGGCGCGCTGGCCTTTGACGGCGAAGACCTCGCGCGGGTGCCGCCGGAGCGGCGCGGCTTCGCGCTGATGTTCCAGGATTTCGCGCTGTTTCCGCATCTGGACGCGCTGGGCAATGTGATGTTCGGCCTGGTCGAGCAGGGCGTATCCAAACGCGACGCCGCCGCGCGCGCGCAGGCGATGCTGGCCCGCGTGGGGCTGGCCGAGCACGGCGCGCGCAAGGTGTGGACGCTGTCCGGCGGCGAGCAGCAGCGGGTGGCGCTGGCGCGGGCGCTGGTCACGCGACCCAGGCTGCTGCTGCTGGACGAGCCGTTTTCCAGCCTGGACGCCGACCTGCGCCGCATGCTGCAGCGCGAATTCCGCGAACTGCTGCGCGAGGCCGGCATACCGGCCATCATCGTCACCCACGACCGCGACGAGGCGTTCGCGCTGGCGGACCGGGTGGCGGTGCTCAAGGATGGCCGGCTGCTGCAGTGCGCGCCGCCGCGCCAGCTGCTGGCCGCGCCGGCCTGCGCCTGGCTGGCGCGCTTCATCGGCTTTGACAATGTGCTGGAGCATGCGGCGGTGCCGCCGGGCGCGCTGCTGCTGGGCGACGATCAGCCGCCGGCGCGCATCGTCGAGCTGACGCCGCTGGCGGATGGCCTGCGGCTGAGGGTGGAGGCCCAGGCCGGTCCGTTGGCGCTGATGCTGTCCGCGCGCGAGGCCGAGAGGCTGGGCGACGCGCTGTTCATAGGCGGAACGCTGGGCGTCGGCGTCGACGAATCGCGCCTGCTGCGTTTTCCCGCGCTCAGCTCTTGA
- a CDS encoding GNAT family N-acetyltransferase — protein sequence MIDDITSPRLLLRHLDADFLESCLRGDIDAAAARLGCRPAAGWMGETALMEMRLADMAAEPAYAPWSVRALLRRDDLAMIGHINFHTRPGHPYLNGYGDVELGYAVYPAFRRQGYAREALLAMAGWAARQGGVQRLVLSIEPGNLPSQALAAQLGFAKVGQARDDDGCEDVLTADWPLPGAFV from the coding sequence ATGATCGACGACATCACCAGCCCCCGCCTGCTCCTGCGCCACCTGGACGCGGATTTTCTCGAATCCTGCCTGCGCGGCGACATCGACGCCGCCGCGGCCCGGCTGGGCTGCCGCCCGGCCGCTGGCTGGATGGGGGAGACCGCGCTGATGGAGATGCGGCTGGCCGATATGGCTGCGGAGCCAGCCTATGCGCCGTGGTCGGTGCGGGCGCTATTGCGCCGCGACGATCTGGCCATGATCGGCCACATCAATTTCCATACCCGGCCCGGCCATCCCTATCTGAACGGCTATGGCGACGTCGAGCTCGGCTATGCGGTCTATCCCGCATTCCGCCGCCAGGGCTATGCCCGCGAGGCGCTGTTGGCGATGGCCGGCTGGGCGGCGCGGCAGGGCGGCGTGCAGCGGCTGGTGTTGTCGATCGAGCCCGGCAACCTGCCGTCGCAGGCGCTGGCCGCCCAGCTTGGCTTCGCCAAGGTGGGCCAGGCGCGAGATGACGACGGTTGCGAAGATGTGCTGACGGCCGATTGGCCATTGCCTGGAGCCTTTGTTTGA
- a CDS encoding helix-turn-helix transcriptional regulator has translation MADIAHRLSRIEAGEIRARLPQHVRRVPVCMPALCRVRHGGKRIRLGDREMSAGPSQLVLLPAGCELDIVNLPGPGGYLADVVGLPPDLLDRFRDRHGPLLLRQRPGQELCPTMDGPLASAWTLLMDSLHGNAAPEIRQHHAEGVLLALALAGQAGPLLREKTDSLTQGLRQLMMLDPAAPWSVETAARRLNLGASTLRRRLAEEDAGFQAILEEVRMGLALQQVQDGRRSIAQIAEASGYASASRFAARFRQRYGLTPSALRRTL, from the coding sequence ATGGCCGACATCGCTCACCGCCTGAGCCGCATCGAGGCCGGCGAAATACGCGCCCGCCTGCCGCAGCACGTGCGGCGAGTGCCGGTGTGCATGCCGGCGCTATGCCGCGTCCGCCATGGCGGCAAGCGCATCCGGCTGGGCGATAGGGAGATGTCGGCCGGGCCATCCCAGCTGGTGCTGTTGCCGGCCGGCTGCGAACTGGACATCGTCAACCTGCCGGGGCCTGGCGGCTACCTGGCCGACGTGGTCGGCCTGCCGCCGGACTTGCTGGACCGCTTCCGCGACCGCCACGGTCCGTTGCTGCTGAGGCAGCGGCCAGGCCAGGAACTCTGCCCGACGATGGATGGCCCCCTGGCGTCGGCATGGACGCTGCTGATGGACAGCCTTCACGGCAACGCCGCGCCGGAAATCCGCCAGCATCACGCCGAAGGCGTGCTGCTGGCCCTGGCCCTGGCCGGCCAGGCCGGACCGTTGCTTCGGGAAAAGACCGACAGCCTGACGCAGGGGCTGCGGCAACTGATGATGCTGGATCCGGCGGCGCCGTGGAGCGTGGAAACGGCGGCGCGCCGGCTCAACCTGGGCGCGTCGACCTTGCGCCGCCGGCTGGCTGAGGAAGACGCCGGCTTCCAGGCGATTCTGGAAGAGGTGAGGATGGGCCTGGCCCTGCAGCAAGTGCAGGATGGCCGGCGGTCCATCGCCCAGATCGCCGAGGCCAGCGGCTACGCGTCGGCGTCCCGCTTCGCCGCGCGCTTCCGCCAGCGTTACGGATTGACGCCCAGCGCCTTGCGCCGGACGCTTTGA
- a CDS encoding DUF1800 domain-containing protein — MIKRILLASALLGLPLCALAGIGADGARHLLARAGFGANPAQIEAFAPLSREAAVDKILAGVRTQAATPPPGWANEPFERPGQPGLTEEQKKALQQERNQHAVELRSWWLAEMRNTPSPLTEKMTLFWHNHFVSALDKVRSPQMMYQQNLLLRHYALGDFGQLLHAVARDPAMMRYLDTANNRKDQPNENFAREVMELFTLGEGRYSEQDIREAARAFTGWGLDRDDQFIVRPRLRDTGEKVIFGQRGNFDGDDVIDLLLQQPSTAVFVTSKLWRNFVSPTPDPATINKLAADFRRGHYQLKPLMRALLLTPQFWRSQGQLVKSPLELTVGTLVTFDLNPPDWRVIAGLNRQLGQDVFAPPNVKGWPGGEAWINSATLLTRKQFLDRIARDAAPARDAYVQADGGLNEMAGREARIRRFVGNGLNSMKLQPDEWAAVYGVRTAADAARLLLAVPPTNPLPQGASGAKAIAQLLLDPAYQVE, encoded by the coding sequence ATGATCAAAAGAATACTGCTCGCCTCCGCCCTGCTCGGCCTGCCGCTATGCGCGCTGGCCGGCATCGGCGCGGACGGCGCCCGCCACCTGCTGGCGCGCGCCGGCTTCGGCGCCAACCCGGCGCAGATCGAGGCTTTCGCGCCGCTGAGCCGCGAGGCGGCGGTGGACAAGATACTGGCCGGTGTCCGCACCCAGGCGGCGACGCCGCCGCCTGGGTGGGCCAACGAGCCGTTCGAACGGCCCGGCCAGCCCGGCCTCACCGAGGAACAGAAAAAGGCGCTGCAACAGGAACGCAATCAGCACGCGGTCGAGCTGCGCAGCTGGTGGCTGGCCGAGATGCGCAACACGCCGTCGCCGCTGACGGAGAAGATGACGCTGTTCTGGCACAACCATTTCGTGTCGGCGTTGGACAAGGTGCGCTCGCCGCAGATGATGTACCAGCAAAACCTGCTGCTGCGCCACTACGCGCTGGGCGACTTCGGCCAGCTGCTGCACGCGGTGGCGCGCGATCCGGCGATGATGCGCTACCTCGACACCGCCAACAACCGCAAGGACCAGCCCAACGAGAACTTCGCCCGCGAGGTGATGGAGCTGTTCACGCTGGGCGAAGGCCGCTACAGCGAACAGGACATCCGCGAGGCCGCCCGAGCCTTCACCGGCTGGGGCCTGGACCGCGACGACCAGTTCATCGTCCGTCCGCGGCTGCGCGACACCGGCGAGAAAGTCATCTTCGGCCAGCGCGGCAATTTCGACGGCGACGACGTGATCGACCTGCTGCTGCAGCAGCCTAGCACCGCGGTGTTCGTCACCAGCAAGCTGTGGCGCAACTTCGTGTCGCCGACGCCCGATCCGGCCACGATCAACAAGCTGGCCGCCGACTTCCGCCGCGGCCATTACCAGTTGAAGCCCTTGATGCGCGCGCTGCTGCTGACGCCGCAGTTCTGGCGCAGCCAGGGCCAACTGGTGAAATCGCCGCTGGAGCTGACCGTAGGCACGCTGGTGACTTTCGACCTCAATCCGCCGGACTGGCGCGTGATCGCCGGCCTGAACCGCCAGCTGGGTCAAGACGTGTTCGCGCCGCCCAACGTCAAGGGCTGGCCCGGCGGCGAGGCCTGGATCAACAGCGCCACCCTGCTCACCCGCAAGCAGTTTCTGGACCGCATCGCCCGCGACGCCGCGCCGGCGCGCGACGCCTACGTCCAGGCCGATGGCGGCCTGAACGAGATGGCCGGCCGCGAGGCGCGCATCCGCCGCTTCGTCGGCAACGGGCTGAATTCGATGAAGCTGCAACCCGATGAATGGGCCGCCGTCTACGGCGTCCGCACCGCCGCCGACGCCGCGCGGCTGCTGCTGGCCGTGCCGCCGACCAACCCCTTGCCGCAGGGCGCCAGCGGCGCCAAGGCCATCGCCCAGTTGCTGCTGGACCCGGCCTATCAGGTGGAATGA
- a CDS encoding kinase inhibitor, with amino-acid sequence MRTTLLIASLLALPLAAHADAFRLSSDSMADGKPLSLKQVYRGFGCEGGNVSPQLSWSGAPLGTKSFAITAYDPDAPTGSGWWHWTVANLPASVHSLPEGAGSQGGSLPPGAVQGRTDYGESRFGGACPPAGDKPHRYQFTVWALKIDKLPIDANASGALVGFMLNANALGKAQLTATYGR; translated from the coding sequence ATGCGCACCACCCTGCTGATCGCCAGCCTGCTCGCCCTGCCGCTGGCCGCCCATGCCGACGCCTTCAGGCTGTCCAGCGACAGCATGGCCGACGGCAAGCCGTTGAGCCTGAAACAGGTCTACCGCGGTTTCGGCTGCGAAGGCGGCAACGTCTCGCCGCAACTGTCGTGGAGCGGCGCGCCGCTCGGCACCAAGAGCTTCGCGATCACCGCCTACGATCCGGACGCGCCCACCGGCAGCGGCTGGTGGCACTGGACCGTGGCCAACCTGCCGGCCAGCGTGCACTCGCTGCCCGAAGGCGCCGGCAGCCAAGGCGGCTCGCTGCCGCCAGGCGCGGTGCAAGGGCGCACCGACTACGGCGAATCCCGTTTCGGCGGAGCCTGCCCGCCCGCAGGCGACAAGCCGCACCGCTACCAGTTCACCGTCTGGGCGCTGAAGATCGACAAGCTGCCGATCGACGCCAACGCCAGCGGCGCGCTGGTAGGCTTCATGCTCAACGCCAACGCGTTGGGCAAGGCGCAGCTCACCGCCACCTACGGCCGCTGA
- a CDS encoding VOC family protein — translation MAIEVQALHHVGFSVPKHQVAALQAFYRQVFGLEADPSRWHIPGVPGCFLDFPNATQLHIMGKDGVSPYAQGEGQDPVSNHVALTVASLERAAAELKERGIAFFSQRNVAADRLEQLFVRDPAGNLLELRQDAG, via the coding sequence ATGGCTATCGAAGTGCAGGCCTTGCATCACGTCGGCTTCAGCGTGCCCAAGCATCAGGTGGCGGCGCTGCAGGCTTTCTACCGCCAGGTGTTCGGCCTGGAGGCGGATCCGTCGCGCTGGCACATTCCCGGCGTGCCGGGTTGCTTCCTCGATTTTCCCAACGCTACTCAACTGCACATCATGGGCAAGGACGGCGTGTCGCCGTACGCGCAGGGCGAGGGACAGGACCCGGTAAGCAATCATGTCGCGTTGACGGTGGCCAGCCTGGAGCGGGCGGCGGCCGAACTGAAGGAGAGAGGCATCGCCTTCTTCAGCCAGCGCAACGTCGCCGCCGACAGGTTGGAGCAGCTGTTCGTCCGGGATCCGGCGGGCAATCTGCTGGAGCTGAGGCAGGACGCCGGCTGA
- a CDS encoding thiamine ABC transporter substrate-binding protein, translating into MKLFPKIAAAALSLAGLSAQAAELRVLAHSSFSVDKPLLAAFEKQTGAKVSIIKAGDAGEMVNKLILTKGSPIADVVFGIDNSLIGKAEQAGALAPLPAELAKGGKVGLPGAAAVDYGYVTLNYDKAWFAKNKLPLPKTLNDLALPAYKNLLVVENPATSSPGLAFLSATIHALGEDKAFALWGKLRDNGLKVSKGWTEAYYTDFSKNGGGRPIVVSYATSPAAEVFYSKDKPADAPTGNLLLPGTVFRQVEGAALVKGGKEPKLAQQFIAFLRSDAVQKDIPTRMWMYPAMDNIPLDPVYKHVEQPAAHDTPDSATLAAKQRAWVGRWTRVVLKSGQ; encoded by the coding sequence ATGAAACTGTTCCCCAAAATTGCCGCCGCCGCCTTGAGCCTGGCTGGACTGTCCGCCCAGGCCGCCGAACTGCGCGTGCTTGCGCACAGTTCGTTCAGCGTCGACAAGCCGCTGCTCGCCGCCTTCGAGAAACAGACCGGCGCCAAGGTGTCCATCATCAAGGCCGGCGACGCCGGCGAGATGGTCAACAAGCTGATACTGACCAAGGGCAGCCCGATCGCCGACGTGGTGTTCGGCATCGACAACAGCCTGATCGGCAAGGCCGAGCAGGCCGGCGCGCTCGCGCCGCTGCCGGCGGAACTGGCCAAGGGCGGCAAGGTGGGACTGCCGGGCGCGGCCGCCGTCGACTACGGTTACGTGACGCTGAACTACGACAAGGCTTGGTTCGCCAAGAACAAGCTGCCGTTGCCCAAGACCCTGAACGACCTGGCGCTGCCGGCCTACAAGAACCTGCTGGTGGTGGAAAACCCCGCCACCTCCAGTCCGGGCCTCGCCTTCCTGTCCGCCACCATCCACGCGCTGGGCGAGGACAAGGCCTTCGCGCTGTGGGGCAAGCTGCGCGACAACGGCCTGAAGGTCAGCAAGGGCTGGACCGAAGCCTACTACACCGATTTCTCCAAGAACGGCGGCGGTCGGCCCATCGTGGTCAGCTACGCCACCAGTCCGGCGGCCGAGGTGTTCTACAGCAAGGACAAGCCGGCGGACGCGCCGACCGGCAATCTGTTGCTGCCGGGCACGGTGTTCCGCCAGGTGGAGGGCGCGGCGCTGGTCAAGGGCGGCAAGGAGCCCAAGCTCGCCCAGCAGTTCATCGCCTTCCTGCGCTCGGACGCGGTGCAGAAGGACATTCCGACCCGGATGTGGATGTATCCGGCGATGGACAATATTCCGCTGGACCCGGTGTACAAGCATGTCGAGCAGCCGGCCGCGCATGACACCCCCGACAGCGCGACGCTGGCGGCCAAGCAGCGCGCCTGGGTCGGCCGCTGGACGCGGGTGGTGCTGAAGTCCGGCCAGTGA
- a CDS encoding ABC transporter permease, whose product MKQSAVPRLILAGLPLSFLLLLAVAPLFRLLAEGGLQFNLSLLADDYLRWRLLWSLIQASASCLLCLVLGVPLAWMLARYRFPGRALLLRLLMLPFVMPTLVAAMGVLALFGPRGAFGVNLQDTPWLLLYGNLFFNLPLVVRAGCDGFSQVPASRLAAARTLGATRWRAFWRVEWSAALPWLLSSLCLVFLYCFSGLGLALVLGGQRYATLEVEIYTLVAYELNLADAGALALLVLLVCGGIAAVYAALARRLATVAKVEPLPLRPAASGIERLALGATLSALLLCSGLPLLAVLWRGLCAGAEWAALWDEDTRQALWNSARFTGVTVLAAGALGLAHALACGRSLALRAAVFLPFVASPVCVAFGLLLLYPQWSGALGLLMAAYALLAYPLVAKAALASLDGQPPHWRAAARGLGAGPWRAFRRVTWPLLQPALRRGLAFAAATAVGEFAVTLFLSRPEWLTLTTLIYQRLGRPGEANADAAMQLSCALMLLALIAFWIIETAGGAGPEEDSRADAAKPE is encoded by the coding sequence TTGAAGCAGTCCGCCGTGCCCCGGCTGATCCTGGCCGGACTTCCGCTGTCCTTCCTCTTGCTGCTGGCCGTCGCGCCGCTGTTCCGCCTGTTGGCGGAAGGCGGCCTGCAGTTCAATCTCTCGCTGCTGGCCGACGACTACCTGCGCTGGCGGCTGCTGTGGTCGCTGATCCAGGCGTCGGCCAGTTGCCTGCTGTGCCTGGTTCTGGGCGTGCCGCTGGCCTGGATGCTGGCCCGTTACCGCTTTCCCGGACGCGCGTTGCTGCTGCGCTTGCTGATGCTGCCTTTCGTGATGCCGACGCTGGTGGCGGCGATGGGCGTGCTGGCGTTGTTCGGGCCGCGGGGCGCGTTCGGCGTCAACCTGCAGGACACGCCGTGGCTGCTGCTGTACGGCAATCTGTTCTTCAATCTGCCGCTGGTGGTGCGCGCCGGCTGCGACGGCTTTTCCCAGGTGCCGGCCAGCCGCCTGGCCGCCGCGCGCACGCTGGGCGCCACCCGCTGGCGCGCCTTCTGGCGCGTGGAATGGTCGGCGGCCCTGCCCTGGCTGCTGTCCAGCCTGTGCCTGGTATTCCTGTACTGCTTCTCCGGCCTGGGCCTGGCGCTGGTGCTGGGCGGCCAGCGCTACGCGACGCTGGAGGTGGAGATCTACACCCTGGTGGCTTACGAGCTGAACCTGGCCGACGCCGGCGCGCTGGCCTTGCTGGTATTGCTGGTGTGCGGCGGCATCGCCGCAGTTTATGCCGCCTTGGCGCGCCGGCTGGCTACCGTGGCGAAGGTGGAGCCGCTGCCGCTGCGGCCGGCTGCGAGCGGGATCGAGCGGCTGGCTTTGGGCGCGACTTTGTCCGCGCTGCTGCTGTGCAGCGGCCTGCCGCTGCTGGCGGTGCTGTGGCGTGGCCTTTGCGCCGGCGCGGAATGGGCGGCGCTGTGGGACGAGGATACGCGCCAGGCCTTGTGGAACAGCGCCCGCTTCACCGGCGTGACCGTGCTGGCGGCCGGCGCGCTGGGCCTGGCGCATGCGCTGGCCTGCGGCCGCAGCCTGGCGTTGCGCGCCGCCGTCTTTCTGCCCTTCGTCGCTTCGCCGGTGTGCGTGGCTTTCGGCCTGCTGTTGCTGTACCCGCAATGGAGCGGCGCGCTGGGCCTGCTGATGGCGGCTTACGCGCTGCTGGCCTACCCGCTGGTGGCCAAGGCTGCGCTGGCGTCGCTGGACGGCCAGCCGCCGCATTGGCGGGCCGCCGCCCGCGGCCTGGGCGCCGGCCCGTGGCGCGCTTTCCGCCGCGTCACCTGGCCCTTGCTGCAGCCTGCGCTGCGGCGCGGGCTGGCTTTCGCCGCCGCCACCGCGGTCGGCGAGTTCGCCGTCACGCTGTTCCTGTCCCGGCCGGAGTGGCTGACGCTGACCACGCTGATCTACCAGCGGCTGGGGCGACCCGGCGAAGCCAATGCCGACGCGGCGATGCAGCTCTCCTGCGCGCTGATGCTGCTGGCGCTCATTGCTTTCTGGATCATTGAAACCGCCGGCGGCGCCGGCCCGGAGGAGGACAGCCGTGCTGACGCTGCGAAACCTGAATAA
- the yidD gene encoding membrane protein insertion efficiency factor YidD → MSKWLALCLIRIYQRHLSPRKGFGCAYRAGTGRAGCSGLAFRAIRRYGLWRGGGIARARLSRCARAAREPAARLRQSGYCEPPPCGPDCLSPAHCDGCLDDAACRSGECLAHYWPGWRRNRRRKAVGADQAATVSSP, encoded by the coding sequence GTGTCGAAATGGCTGGCGTTGTGCCTGATCCGGATCTACCAGCGGCATCTGTCGCCGCGCAAGGGCTTCGGCTGCGCTTACCGGGCCGGCACTGGCCGGGCGGGATGTTCCGGCCTGGCTTTCCGCGCGATTCGCCGCTACGGCTTGTGGCGCGGAGGCGGGATCGCCCGCGCCCGCTTGTCGCGCTGCGCGCGAGCGGCCAGGGAGCCGGCGGCGCGGCTGCGCCAGTCCGGCTATTGCGAGCCGCCGCCGTGCGGCCCGGATTGCCTGAGTCCGGCCCATTGCGATGGCTGCCTGGATGATGCCGCCTGCCGCTCCGGCGAGTGCCTGGCGCATTATTGGCCCGGCTGGCGGCGGAACCGCCGCCGAAAGGCAGTCGGAGCTGATCAGGCGGCGACCGTATCCTCGCCATAA
- a CDS encoding MarR family winged helix-turn-helix transcriptional regulator: MDARHPQDASAAMAPHLQLMADTADADTQQDAAAAGLLLLWLGDDVLLRLNRHLAPLGISENKLHVLLLFRLFEDGRLGAEPPTPSSIADYFGITRASATGLLDWLEKRRLIARHPHPADRRSLQLSLTQEARALLEQALPDFWRACAGLTAHLDAQERQQLLRLLAKVWGPVKS; this comes from the coding sequence ATGGACGCACGACACCCGCAAGACGCCAGCGCCGCCATGGCGCCCCATCTGCAATTGATGGCGGATACCGCCGACGCCGACACCCAGCAGGACGCCGCCGCCGCCGGGCTGTTGCTGCTGTGGCTGGGCGACGACGTGCTGCTGCGTCTGAACCGGCATCTGGCGCCGCTGGGGATTTCGGAAAACAAGCTGCATGTGCTGCTGCTGTTCCGCCTGTTCGAAGACGGCCGGCTGGGCGCGGAGCCGCCGACGCCGTCCAGCATCGCCGACTATTTCGGCATCACCCGCGCATCGGCCACCGGCTTGCTGGACTGGCTGGAAAAACGCCGGCTGATCGCCCGCCACCCCCACCCTGCCGACCGCCGCAGCCTGCAGTTGAGCCTGACGCAAGAGGCCCGCGCGCTGCTGGAACAGGCGCTGCCCGACTTCTGGCGCGCCTGCGCCGGCCTGACCGCCCACCTTGACGCCCAGGAACGGCAGCAATTGCTGCGCCTGCTGGCCAAGGTCTGGGGGCCGGTCAAGAGCTGA